The genomic segment CACGCCGATTGTGTGTGTGGGCGAGCGTTTGGCCGAGCGCGAGGCAGGCCTGACCGAGGCGGTGGTCAAGCGCCAATTGGCCGCTGTCATTCATGCCAACGGCCATTGCATCAGCGAAATCGTGGTGGCCTATGAACCTGTTTGGGCCATTGGCACCGGATTGACGGCCACCCCCGAGCAGGCGCAAGGTGTGCACGCTGTGCTGCGTACCCAATTGCAGGCCGCTACAGCGCAGGCTGAACGGGTGTCCATTTTGTACGGTGGCAGCATGAATGCCGCCAATGCCTCGTCCTTGCTGGCCCAGCCCGATGTGGATGGTGGCCTGATCGGTGGCGCATCGCTCAAGGCGACTGATTTTTTATCGATGTTGAAAGCCGCTTCGCGCTGAGCTTTCTATCCCTCTTTTCATATTTTCGGAGTATTCAGATGAGCGTGATGTTGACTTTGATTTTGGTGGTGCAGATGTTGTCGGCTTTGGCCATGATTGGCCTGATCCTGATCCAGCAAGGCAAGGGCGCTGACATGGGCGCCGCCTTTGGCAGCGGAGGCTCGGGCAGCTTGTTTGGTGCCACGGGCGGTGCCAACTTTCTGTCGCGCACCACAGCGGTGTTGGCGGCGGTATTTTTTGTGTGCACCTTGATGCTGGCTTATTTCAGCAACGCACGTCCCGTTGCCCCTTCGGGCAGCGTGCTCGAAGGGGCCGCAGTGACCGCGCCAGTTGCGCCTGCCTTGCCCGTTGACAGCAGCACCGCCGCACAAATCCCGGGCAACACGCCCACTGCCAAGCCTGACAACAGCGTGCCACCTGCACCTGCGAAGTAAGTTGCTGTTCAGCTTTGTTGCTCTGCACAATTTTCCCTGTTTCCAGAAGGAAATGGTGACGTTTTCAGAGTAGAATTTGTGATTGTCCGGAGAGCTCAATGCGCCACTCGGCGCGCCTCATGCAACACGGTCAAACGTATCCAGCCGTCGTGGTGAAATTGGTAGACACGCTATCTTGAGGGGGTAGTGGCGAAAGCTGTGCGAGTTCGAGTCTCGCCGACGGCACCAGATAAACAGAAAAGCCCATGCCGAAAGGCTTGGGCAATTCATTCGGTGATACCGCAAGTCCAAAATGAACCTCGACCAGTACCTTCCCATTCTCTTGTTCATTTTGGTCGGCATCGCTGTCGGCATCATTCCCCAGGTTTTGGGCTACATCCTCGGCCCCAACAAACCTGACGCGGAAAAAAATTCCCCTTACGAATGCGGCTTTGAAGCCTTTGAAGACGCCCGCATGAAGTTCGATGTGCGCTACTACCTGGTCGCCATCCTGTTCATCTTGTTTGACCTGGAAATCGCCTTCTTGTTCCCTTGGGCCATTGCGCTCAAGGAGGTGGGCTTGGCCGGTTTTGTGGCCGTGGTGATCTTTTTGGCCATTCTGGTCGTGGGCTTCGTCTACGAGTGGAAAAAAGGCGCCCTGGACTGGGAATGACCGTTCGCACTGACAACAACATTCAGCCTGCTTGAGGATAAAAAATGATTGAAGGCGTGATGAAAGAAGGCTTCATCACCACGAGTTACGACTCGGTGGTGAATTGGGCCAAAACCGGTTCGCTCTGGCCCATGACCTTCGGTCTGGCTTGCTGCGCGGTGGAGATGATGCATTCGGCCACAGCCCGCTACGACTTGGCCCGATTTGGTGCCGAGGTGTTCCGCGCCAGTCCACGTCAGGCCGATTTGATGATCGTGGCCGGCACCCTGTGCAACAAGATGGCGCCGGCCCTGCGCAAGGTGTATGACCAGATGTCCGAGCCGCGCTGGGTGATCTCCATGGGGTCTTGCGCCAACGGCGGTGGTTACTACCACTACAGCTATTCGGTGGTGCGCGGTTGTGACCGGATTGTGCCGGTGGATGTGTATGTGCCGGGCTGCCCACCCACGGCTGAAGCGCTGATCTACGGCATCATCCAGCTGCAGCAAAAAATCCGCCGCACGCACACCATTGCGCGCGCTTGAAGGGAATGACGATGACCGATTTCGCCATTCGCCCCGAAGACCTGCAAGACACCCTGGCTGCGGCCCTGGGTGATCGGGTGCAGAAAATCACCATCGCTTTGGGCGAGGTGACCCTTCATGTGAACGCACAGCATTACCTGAGCGTGATGCAAACCTTGCGTGATGCGCCGGGCTGCCAATTCGAGCAACTCGTTGATTTGGCCGGCCTCGATTACTCTGCTTACCGCGATGTGGGCACCGATGGCCCCCGCTTTGGTGTCACCGTGCATTTGTTGTCGGTCAGCCTGAACCAGCGCGTGCGTGTCAAAGTGCTCTGCCCCGATGACGATCTGCCTTTGGTGGATTCGGTCAACGCGATCTGGAACTCGGCCAACTGGTACGAACGTGAAGCGTTTGACCTGTACGGCATCGTGTTCGAAGGCCACAACGACCTGCGCCGCATCCTGACCGACTACGGTTTCATCGGTCACCCCTTCCGCAAAGACTTCCCCTTGTCGGGTCACGTTGAAATGCGCTACGACGCTGAGCGTCAGCGCGTGATCTATGAGCCGGTGAGCATCGAGCCGCGTGAAATCACGCCGCGCATCATCCGTGAAGAACACTATGGAGGCCTGAACTGACATGGCCGAAATCAAGAATTACACGCTGAACTTCGGTCCACAGCACCCTGCAGCCCACGGTGTGTTGCGTTTGGTGCTCGAGCTCGACGGCGAAGTGGTGCAACGCGCTGATCCGCATATTGGCTTGTTGCACCGCGCCACCGAAAAATTGGCCGAACACAAAACCTACATCCAGTCGCTGCCCTACATGGACCGCCTGGACTATGTGTCGATGATGTGCAACGAGCACGCCTACTGCCTGGCCATCGAAAAAATGCTCGGCTTGGAAGTGCCCAAACGTGCGCAATACATCCGTGTGATGTTCTCCGAAATCACCCGCATCCTGAACCACCTCATGTGGCTGGGTTCCCACGGCAACGATTGCGGCAGCTCGACCATTTTGATCTACACCTTCCGCGAACGTGAAGACCTGTTTGACATGTACGAGGCCGTGTCTGGCGCACGCATGCACGCGGCGTATTTCCGCCCCGGTGGCGTATACCGCGACCTGCCAGACAGCATGCCGCAGTACAAGGTCAGCAAAATCAAGAACGCCAAGGCCATCGAGCAGCTCAACAGCAACCGCAATGGCTCCTTGCTGGACTTCATTGACGACTTCACGCAGCGCTTTCCCAAGTGCGTGGACGAGTACGAAACCTTGCTGACCGACAACCGCATCTGGAAGCAGCGCACCGTGGGCATTGGCGTGGTGGCGCCTGAGCGTGCCCTGAATCTGGGCATGACCGGCCCCATGCTGCGCGGCTCCGGCTTCGCCTGGGACTTGCGCAAGAAGCAGCCTTATGACGCCTACGACGAGGTGGAGTTTGATGTGCCCGTGGGCAAGACCGGTGACAGTTACGACCGTTACCTCGTGCGTGTGCAAGAGATGCGCGA from the Limnohabitans sp. 2KL-27 genome contains:
- the tpiA gene encoding triose-phosphate isomerase, with product MASKLMVGNWKMHGSLAANASLLSEILSGMGGVNCRAALCVPSPYLTQAQSLLAGSALALGAQDVSDHESGAYTGEVSAAMLRDFAVRYCLVGHSERRQYHGETDAVVAIKAQRALSVGITPIVCVGERLAEREAGLTEAVVKRQLAAVIHANGHCISEIVVAYEPVWAIGTGLTATPEQAQGVHAVLRTQLQAATAQAERVSILYGGSMNAANASSLLAQPDVDGGLIGGASLKATDFLSMLKAASR
- the secG gene encoding preprotein translocase subunit SecG, which produces MSVMLTLILVVQMLSALAMIGLILIQQGKGADMGAAFGSGGSGSLFGATGGANFLSRTTAVLAAVFFVCTLMLAYFSNARPVAPSGSVLEGAAVTAPVAPALPVDSSTAAQIPGNTPTAKPDNSVPPAPAK
- a CDS encoding NADH-quinone oxidoreductase subunit A; the protein is MNLDQYLPILLFILVGIAVGIIPQVLGYILGPNKPDAEKNSPYECGFEAFEDARMKFDVRYYLVAILFILFDLEIAFLFPWAIALKEVGLAGFVAVVIFLAILVVGFVYEWKKGALDWE
- a CDS encoding NADH-quinone oxidoreductase subunit B family protein, which produces MIEGVMKEGFITTSYDSVVNWAKTGSLWPMTFGLACCAVEMMHSATARYDLARFGAEVFRASPRQADLMIVAGTLCNKMAPALRKVYDQMSEPRWVISMGSCANGGGYYHYSYSVVRGCDRIVPVDVYVPGCPPTAEALIYGIIQLQQKIRRTHTIARA
- a CDS encoding NADH-quinone oxidoreductase subunit C, with the translated sequence MTDFAIRPEDLQDTLAAALGDRVQKITIALGEVTLHVNAQHYLSVMQTLRDAPGCQFEQLVDLAGLDYSAYRDVGTDGPRFGVTVHLLSVSLNQRVRVKVLCPDDDLPLVDSVNAIWNSANWYEREAFDLYGIVFEGHNDLRRILTDYGFIGHPFRKDFPLSGHVEMRYDAERQRVIYEPVSIEPREITPRIIREEHYGGLN
- a CDS encoding NADH-quinone oxidoreductase subunit D, whose protein sequence is MAEIKNYTLNFGPQHPAAHGVLRLVLELDGEVVQRADPHIGLLHRATEKLAEHKTYIQSLPYMDRLDYVSMMCNEHAYCLAIEKMLGLEVPKRAQYIRVMFSEITRILNHLMWLGSHGNDCGSSTILIYTFREREDLFDMYEAVSGARMHAAYFRPGGVYRDLPDSMPQYKVSKIKNAKAIEQLNSNRNGSLLDFIDDFTQRFPKCVDEYETLLTDNRIWKQRTVGIGVVAPERALNLGMTGPMLRGSGFAWDLRKKQPYDAYDEVEFDVPVGKTGDSYDRYLVRVQEMRESNRIIQQCVKWLRANPGPVITDNHKIAPPSREGMKSNMEDLIHHFKLFTEGFHVPEGEAYAAVEHPKGEFGIYMVSDGANKPYRLKIRAPGFAHLATLDEMARGHMLADAVAIIGTMDIVFGEIDR